From one Paenibacillus sp. FSL K6-1330 genomic stretch:
- the hisS gene encoding histidine--tRNA ligase, which translates to MANDKFEKPTGTQDILPGAVEKWQFIEEKARDLCRRYNYREIRTPIFEQTELFKRGVGETTDIVEKEMYTFRDKGDRSMTLRPEGTAGVVRAYVQNKLYGEPDVTKLYYMGPMFRYERPQAGRYRQFHQFGVEVFGTADPAIDAEVIALGYSFYKELGLNGVKAEINSVGTPEVRAAYRSTLLAFLEPMKESLCSDCQSRMERNPLRVLDCKKDQGKFGDAPSILDSLDEECSTHFEKVKGYLDAMGIEYEINPRLVRGLDYYTHTAFEFKAQGIGAIDTVGGGGRFNGLVDQIGGPDQPGIGFGIGLERILLILEHQGVNLSAAKPLDVYLVALGEAAEQEVAKLIYELRSNGVAAERDYLGRKMKAQMKSADRLQARYTAILGDDELARGEIALKSMETGEQRTVKLDRLVQELV; encoded by the coding sequence ATGGCAAACGATAAATTCGAGAAACCGACAGGCACGCAGGACATCCTGCCAGGTGCCGTCGAGAAATGGCAGTTTATCGAGGAGAAGGCACGGGATTTGTGCCGGAGATACAACTACCGCGAAATTCGCACACCGATCTTTGAACAGACCGAGTTGTTCAAACGCGGGGTGGGCGAAACCACCGACATCGTAGAAAAGGAAATGTATACGTTCAGGGATAAAGGCGATCGCAGCATGACCCTCCGTCCAGAAGGAACGGCAGGCGTCGTCCGGGCTTACGTGCAAAACAAGCTGTATGGAGAGCCTGACGTCACGAAGCTGTACTACATGGGCCCCATGTTCCGCTACGAGCGCCCACAGGCGGGACGCTACCGCCAGTTCCACCAGTTCGGCGTAGAGGTGTTCGGGACTGCAGATCCGGCTATTGATGCTGAGGTGATTGCGCTGGGTTACAGCTTCTACAAGGAGCTTGGGCTGAACGGCGTAAAAGCGGAGATTAACTCCGTAGGGACGCCAGAGGTACGGGCAGCTTACCGAAGTACATTACTTGCTTTCCTGGAACCTATGAAAGAGAGCCTATGCTCGGATTGCCAGTCACGCATGGAACGCAACCCGCTGCGCGTGCTGGATTGCAAGAAGGACCAAGGGAAGTTCGGTGATGCACCTTCGATTCTGGACAGCCTGGATGAGGAATGCAGCACACATTTTGAGAAAGTAAAAGGGTACCTGGACGCCATGGGCATCGAGTATGAGATCAATCCAAGACTTGTTCGGGGATTGGACTATTATACGCATACCGCATTTGAATTCAAGGCCCAGGGCATCGGCGCAATTGATACGGTAGGCGGCGGAGGACGGTTCAACGGACTGGTCGATCAGATCGGCGGACCGGATCAGCCGGGCATCGGGTTCGGGATTGGTCTTGAGCGAATCCTATTGATCCTGGAGCATCAAGGTGTTAATCTGTCAGCCGCCAAGCCGCTGGATGTCTATCTGGTGGCGCTGGGTGAAGCCGCCGAGCAGGAAGTGGCAAAATTGATCTACGAACTGCGGAGCAATGGCGTAGCAGCCGAACGTGATTACCTCGGCCGGAAAATGAAAGCCCAGATGAAATCCGCCGACCGTCTGCAAGCTCGTTATACCGCCATTTTGGGTGATGACGAACTGGCGCGCGGAGAAATTGCCCTGAAGTCGATGGAAACCGGCGAACAGCGTACAGTTAAATTGGATCGTCTGGTACAAGAATTGGTTTAA